From Actinomyces sp. oral taxon 171 str. F0337, one genomic window encodes:
- a CDS encoding thymidine phosphorylase, producing MEESPVTVPAAPPAVEPFDAVDVIAAKRDGAALTDAQIDWVVDAYTRGAVAEEQMSALAMAIYLRGMSRAEIARWTGGMIASGERMDFSGLTRPTADKHSTGGVGDKITLPLAPLVAVFGVSVPQLSGRGLGHTGGTLDKMESIPGWRADLSNEEILAMLGLNGPGAVICAAGAGLAPADKRLYALRDTTATVSCVPLIASSIMSKKIAEGTGALVLDVKVGSGAFMKEIDQARELASTMVALGTDAGVTTRALLTDMSTPLGLTAGNALEVAESLEVLAGGGPADVVDLTVALALEMCAAAGRPVAEDEARDALADGRAMDVWRDMIARQGGDPDAPLPLAPETETVTAPADGVLTTLDAFAVGVAAWRLGAGRARKEDPVQAVAGVTMHAKPGDEVRAGQPLLTLHTATPERFARAREALAGGIVISEAGSPEAADAVARRERGVILERIG from the coding sequence ATGGAGGAGAGCCCCGTGACCGTCCCCGCCGCACCACCGGCCGTCGAGCCCTTCGACGCCGTTGACGTCATCGCCGCCAAGCGCGACGGAGCCGCCCTGACCGACGCCCAGATCGACTGGGTCGTGGACGCCTACACCCGCGGCGCCGTCGCCGAGGAGCAGATGAGCGCCCTGGCCATGGCCATCTACCTGCGCGGCATGAGCCGGGCCGAGATCGCCCGCTGGACCGGTGGCATGATCGCCTCCGGGGAGCGCATGGACTTCTCCGGCCTGACCCGCCCCACAGCGGACAAGCACTCCACCGGGGGAGTGGGGGACAAGATCACCCTGCCACTGGCGCCGCTCGTGGCCGTCTTCGGCGTGAGCGTCCCCCAGCTGTCCGGGCGCGGGCTCGGGCACACCGGCGGGACCCTGGACAAGATGGAGTCCATCCCCGGCTGGAGGGCCGACCTCAGCAATGAGGAGATCCTGGCGATGCTCGGGCTCAATGGCCCCGGCGCCGTCATCTGTGCCGCCGGTGCGGGCCTGGCCCCCGCCGACAAGCGCCTCTACGCCCTGCGCGACACCACCGCCACCGTCTCCTGCGTCCCCCTCATCGCCTCCTCGATCATGTCCAAGAAGATCGCCGAGGGGACCGGCGCCCTCGTCCTGGACGTCAAGGTCGGCTCGGGCGCCTTCATGAAGGAGATCGACCAGGCCCGCGAGCTCGCCTCCACCATGGTGGCCCTGGGGACCGACGCCGGCGTGACCACCCGTGCCCTGCTGACCGACATGTCCACCCCGCTCGGGCTCACCGCCGGCAACGCCCTTGAGGTCGCCGAGTCCCTCGAGGTGCTCGCCGGCGGGGGACCGGCCGACGTCGTCGACCTCACCGTGGCCCTGGCCCTGGAGATGTGCGCCGCCGCCGGCAGACCCGTCGCGGAGGACGAGGCCCGCGATGCCCTGGCCGACGGGCGCGCCATGGACGTCTGGCGCGACATGATCGCCCGCCAGGGAGGGGACCCGGACGCACCCCTGCCCCTCGCCCCGGAGACCGAGACCGTCACCGCCCCGGCCGACGGGGTCCTCACCACCCTGGACGCCTTCGCCGTCGGGGTGGCCGCCTGGCGCCTCGGGGCCGGGCGGGCCCGCAAGGAGGACCCGGTCCAGGCCGTCGCCGGCGTCACCATGCACGCCAAACCGGGCGACGAGGTGCGCGCCGGCCAGCCGCTGCTCACCCTGCACACCGCCACCCCCGAGCGCTTCGCCCGCGCCCGGGAAGCCCTCGCCGGCGGCATCGTCATCTCCGAGGCCGGATCGCCGGAGGCGGCCGACGCCGTGGCCCGCCGGGAGCGCGGCGTCATCCTGGAGCGCATCGGATGA
- the deoC gene encoding deoxyribose-phosphate aldolase gives MTTRAQIARLIDHTLLKPETTAAQVDALIAEAAALGTYSVCVSPSLLPLGVPDTLHVATVCGFPSGAHATSVKAAEAADALAKGAEEIDMVVNLRLVKEGDAEAVEADIRGVREACPGAVLKVIIESAALTDEEIVSTCRAAEAAGADFVKTSTGFHPAGGASTHAVALMRATVGDRLGVKASGGIRTAADALAMVEAGANRLGLSASAAVLEGLDV, from the coding sequence ATGACCACGCGCGCCCAGATCGCCCGCCTCATCGACCACACCCTCCTCAAGCCCGAGACCACTGCCGCCCAGGTCGACGCGCTCATCGCCGAAGCCGCCGCCCTGGGCACCTACAGCGTGTGCGTCTCCCCGAGCCTCCTGCCGCTGGGGGTTCCCGACACACTGCACGTGGCCACCGTCTGCGGCTTCCCCTCCGGTGCTCACGCCACCTCCGTCAAGGCCGCCGAGGCCGCCGACGCCCTCGCCAAGGGCGCCGAGGAGATCGACATGGTCGTCAACCTCCGCCTCGTCAAGGAGGGCGACGCCGAGGCCGTCGAGGCCGATATCCGCGGTGTGCGCGAGGCCTGCCCGGGCGCCGTCCTCAAGGTCATCATCGAGTCCGCCGCCCTCACCGATGAGGAGATCGTCTCCACCTGCCGTGCCGCCGAGGCCGCCGGAGCCGACTTCGTCAAGACCTCCACCGGCTTCCACCCCGCCGGCGGCGCCTCCACCCACGCCGTCGCCCTCATGCGCGCCACGGTGGGAGACCGCCTCGGCGTCAAGGCCTCCGGCGGAATCCGAACCGCCGCCGACGCCCTCGCCATGGTCGAGGCCGGCGCCAACCGCCTCGGCCTGTCCGCCAGCGCCGCCGTCCTGGAGGGGCTGGACGTCTGA
- a CDS encoding metal ABC transporter substrate-binding protein: MSRRSAAALACLALSAPALAACGHSSTSADAAGTVKAVASTTQICDYITQLASGDASSDLSFDRTGADGKTQHFGADAATATSRLKLTCLLAPNASAHEHDMTTAQSKALSEADLFFISGVDLEHFLDSAVDSTGFKGTVVVTSGVAGAADVDDLAAQKKKEEAKPYKVDRGSAKVEVAKWPFPPEEGESEPEFRFDPHVWTSPKNAIVQVTNIGAALEKAAPDQAGVFRSHVDAYVAKLKKLDEWAAGSLNSVPQDKRVLFTSHDAFGYFSKEFGVKFEGAALSDFNAQQDATADKIKETADKVKASGAVAIFAENSNNPKSIQKVAEVAGVKAVIGDEALYGDSLGTPGSDGETYIGSILHNVSNLTKAWGGTVTEIPADLAQWTPKASDVK; encoded by the coding sequence ATGAGTCGCCGCAGCGCCGCGGCACTCGCCTGCCTGGCCCTGTCCGCTCCCGCCCTGGCTGCCTGTGGTCACAGCTCGACCTCGGCCGACGCCGCGGGAACGGTCAAAGCAGTCGCCTCCACCACGCAGATCTGCGACTACATCACCCAGCTCGCCAGCGGCGACGCCTCCAGCGACCTCTCCTTCGACCGCACCGGCGCGGACGGCAAGACCCAGCACTTCGGCGCCGACGCCGCCACGGCCACGTCCCGCCTCAAGCTCACCTGCCTGCTGGCCCCCAACGCCTCAGCGCACGAGCACGACATGACCACGGCCCAGTCCAAGGCCCTGTCCGAGGCGGATCTCTTCTTCATCTCCGGCGTCGACCTGGAGCACTTCCTGGACTCCGCCGTCGACTCCACCGGATTCAAGGGCACCGTGGTGGTGACCTCCGGGGTCGCCGGGGCCGCCGACGTCGATGACCTGGCCGCCCAGAAGAAGAAGGAGGAGGCCAAGCCCTACAAGGTCGACCGAGGCAGCGCCAAGGTCGAGGTCGCCAAGTGGCCCTTCCCGCCGGAGGAGGGCGAGAGTGAGCCCGAGTTCCGCTTCGACCCGCACGTGTGGACCTCGCCGAAGAACGCCATCGTCCAGGTCACCAATATCGGTGCCGCCCTGGAGAAGGCCGCTCCCGATCAGGCCGGCGTCTTCCGCAGCCACGTGGACGCCTACGTCGCCAAGCTCAAGAAGCTCGACGAGTGGGCCGCCGGCTCGCTCAACTCGGTGCCCCAGGACAAGCGGGTCCTGTTCACCAGCCATGACGCCTTCGGCTACTTCAGCAAGGAGTTCGGTGTGAAGTTCGAGGGCGCTGCCCTGTCCGACTTCAACGCCCAGCAGGACGCCACCGCCGACAAGATCAAGGAGACCGCGGACAAGGTCAAGGCCTCCGGGGCTGTGGCCATCTTCGCTGAGAACTCCAACAACCCCAAGTCCATCCAGAAGGTCGCCGAGGTCGCCGGCGTTAAAGCGGTCATCGGAGACGAGGCCCTCTACGGCGACTCCCTGGGGACCCCCGGATCCGACGGTGAGACCTACATCGGCTCCATCCTCCACAACGTCTCCAACCTCACCAAGGCCTGGGGAGGCACGGTCACCGAGATCCCTGCCGACCTCGCCCAGTGGACCCCCAAGGCCTCCGACGTCAAGTGA
- a CDS encoding metal ABC transporter ATP-binding protein — protein sequence MTDPRDRAPAMTSPAIPTAAAEPVVTLEDASFSYGSSTVLTGVDGQVPVGQALALVGPNGSGKTTLMRALLGMVTVSKGRVRVNGAAPGRAPRGSVGYVPQLSDLDPTFPVTVREVVQMGMYSQLGILRRPGAEARRRALEALESVGLADRAERRFGTLSGGQQQRVLVARCVAARPRLILLDEPFNGLDQPNREALLSIITDLKDQGISLIISTHDLVLAQETCEQAALLAGRQIAFGPRDDVLVARYIDEAYGGHGTTRLLGLRSGTGTQELS from the coding sequence ATGACAGACCCCCGTGATCGCGCTCCCGCCATGACCTCCCCGGCCATTCCGACCGCTGCCGCCGAACCGGTCGTCACCCTGGAGGACGCCTCCTTCTCCTACGGCTCCTCCACCGTGCTCACCGGCGTCGACGGCCAGGTCCCGGTCGGGCAGGCCCTCGCCCTCGTCGGCCCCAACGGCTCGGGCAAGACGACACTCATGCGGGCACTGCTCGGCATGGTGACCGTCAGCAAAGGCCGGGTGCGTGTTAACGGGGCGGCACCGGGCAGAGCACCACGGGGGTCCGTCGGATACGTTCCTCAGCTCAGCGACCTCGACCCCACCTTCCCCGTCACCGTGCGGGAGGTGGTCCAGATGGGCATGTACTCCCAGCTCGGCATCCTGCGGCGCCCCGGCGCCGAGGCCCGTCGTCGGGCACTGGAGGCCCTTGAGAGCGTGGGGCTGGCCGACCGAGCCGAGCGACGCTTCGGCACCCTGTCCGGCGGCCAGCAGCAGCGAGTCCTCGTGGCGCGCTGCGTGGCCGCACGGCCCCGCCTCATCCTCCTCGATGAGCCCTTCAACGGCCTGGACCAGCCCAACCGCGAGGCCCTCCTGTCCATCATTACCGACCTCAAGGACCAGGGCATCTCCCTGATCATCTCCACCCACGACCTCGTCCTGGCCCAGGAGACCTGCGAGCAGGCGGCCCTCCTGGCCGGACGTCAGATCGCCTTCGGCCCGCGCGACGACGTGCTCGTGGCCCGCTACATCGACGAGGCCTACGGCGGCCACGGCACGACTCGGCTGCTGGGGCTTCGCTCCGGCACGGGCACGCAGGAGCTGTCATGA
- a CDS encoding metal ABC transporter permease, giving the protein MSDAMTLFSQTLEQLRLAAVNVPGLTDLADAPFLFRPLVMVVLLGVVAGVIGVIVNLRSAEFSAEAMVHAVFPGIVAGAVYWGIDAIIPAASVVAVVAALVLTIVSHRSRRGEASEAGTAVVLTSFFSIGLILSLAKGDMSGQLEALMFGRLLEVTDARLAQALIVCAVALLLIMATWKEQVAYAFDRTGARASGLRLLMLDLVLNTAIAAAVVSASTAVGILLVIGYLVIPGATARILASRVRTMVLVAIAVGVGGGYLGMLLMALPETLDKPISPQATVALVMTGILLLAVCVAAVRERLRRPARRARSAQSATAVSTSTTASADGTVDRAGGPEGASSAVAPMAEGGRV; this is encoded by the coding sequence ATGAGTGACGCGATGACGCTCTTCAGCCAGACCCTCGAGCAGCTGCGCCTGGCGGCCGTCAACGTCCCCGGACTCACGGACCTGGCTGACGCCCCCTTCCTCTTCCGCCCCCTGGTCATGGTGGTGCTCCTGGGCGTCGTTGCCGGTGTCATCGGTGTCATCGTCAACCTGCGCAGCGCCGAGTTCAGTGCCGAGGCCATGGTCCACGCCGTCTTCCCCGGGATCGTCGCCGGCGCCGTCTACTGGGGGATCGACGCGATCATCCCGGCGGCCTCCGTCGTCGCCGTCGTCGCGGCCCTGGTCCTGACCATCGTCTCCCACCGCTCGCGTCGGGGTGAGGCATCCGAGGCCGGCACCGCCGTCGTCCTCACCAGCTTCTTCTCCATCGGGCTCATTCTGTCCCTGGCCAAGGGCGACATGTCCGGCCAGCTCGAGGCCCTCATGTTCGGGCGCCTCCTGGAGGTCACCGATGCGCGGCTCGCGCAGGCGCTCATCGTGTGCGCAGTCGCGCTCCTGCTCATCATGGCGACCTGGAAGGAGCAGGTCGCCTACGCCTTCGACCGCACCGGTGCCCGGGCCTCCGGGCTGAGGCTGCTCATGCTCGACCTGGTCCTCAACACCGCCATCGCGGCCGCGGTCGTCTCCGCCTCGACGGCGGTGGGCATCCTCCTCGTCATCGGCTACCTCGTCATTCCCGGTGCGACGGCGCGCATCCTCGCCTCCCGGGTACGCACCATGGTCCTCGTCGCCATCGCCGTTGGTGTGGGCGGGGGATACCTCGGCATGCTGCTCATGGCTCTGCCCGAGACCCTCGACAAGCCGATCTCCCCGCAGGCCACCGTGGCCCTGGTGATGACGGGGATCCTCCTGCTCGCCGTCTGCGTCGCCGCCGTGCGCGAGAGGCTCCGCAGACCGGCTCGGCGCGCTCGCTCGGCGCAGTCCGCAACAGCTGTGTCGACCTCGACGACGGCGAGCGCGGACGGCACCGTTGATCGTGCTGGGGGACCAGAGGGGGCGTCGAGTGCTGTTGCCCCGATGGCCGAAGGAGGCCGAGTATGA
- a CDS encoding metal ABC transporter permease, with translation MSIGLDILLLPIIEVVLMGLLAGLVGALALVHRRIFFTESLTHATFPGAIVGVVAAAWFSRAVLGQRADFTLLSTLVLVGAALMCLPMIWLMRRLSQVPGVSSQSAAGVVLTFGFALGYFLNKWFAPLPIKVDSFLAGSVLNVNHVDVVAVGVVLVMTVLVLLVAGRFLTFYSFDPLGYRASGLNPAWAEGTVMVMITLTIVMLVPAVGTILPIALIAAPAAALAPWTRTMRHLLIAAPVLGAATALAGLLIAVRLSLSAGGVIAVTSGVVYLVSALVHGAVMSGSRVPQLRRG, from the coding sequence ATGAGCATCGGTCTCGACATCCTCCTTCTGCCCATCATCGAGGTCGTTCTCATGGGGCTGCTGGCCGGGCTCGTGGGTGCGCTCGCACTGGTCCATCGCCGGATCTTCTTCACCGAGTCACTCACCCACGCGACCTTCCCGGGCGCGATCGTCGGCGTGGTCGCAGCCGCCTGGTTCTCACGGGCGGTCCTCGGTCAGCGGGCCGACTTCACCCTCCTGTCCACTCTGGTGCTGGTGGGGGCCGCCCTCATGTGCCTGCCGATGATCTGGCTCATGCGGCGCCTCTCCCAGGTGCCCGGGGTCTCGTCCCAGTCGGCCGCCGGCGTCGTCCTCACCTTCGGCTTCGCCCTGGGCTACTTCCTCAACAAGTGGTTCGCCCCGCTGCCGATCAAGGTGGACTCCTTCCTGGCCGGATCCGTGCTCAACGTCAACCACGTCGACGTCGTCGCCGTCGGTGTCGTCCTGGTGATGACGGTCCTCGTGCTCCTGGTGGCCGGGCGGTTCCTCACCTTCTACAGCTTCGACCCACTGGGCTACCGCGCCAGCGGGCTGAACCCCGCCTGGGCCGAGGGAACCGTCATGGTCATGATCACCTTGACCATTGTGATGCTCGTTCCCGCCGTCGGCACGATTCTACCCATCGCGCTCATCGCCGCGCCCGCGGCCGCGCTGGCGCCGTGGACGCGCACCATGCGGCACCTGCTGATCGCCGCCCCTGTTCTTGGTGCGGCCACGGCCCTGGCAGGGCTGTTGATCGCGGTGCGGCTCAGCCTGTCCGCTGGCGGAGTCATCGCGGTGACCTCCGGGGTGGTCTACCTGGTCTCGGCCCTGGTCCACGGGGCCGTGATGAGCGGATCTCGGGTGCCGCAGCTACGCAGGGGATGA
- a CDS encoding DUF6157 family protein, translating into MSSTNYAETFIRVAEDCPAQDAQEPPAGPAGKPPTIALLQYRLLSERPYELTSDDLLFEVHAIRQNIEPPERAAQREAFFAKPQACLRSSPLAKRYGWGFHHDGQGRVALVPLGSTRYQELSDDASLTQLRAMRSRRAS; encoded by the coding sequence ATGAGCAGCACCAACTACGCTGAGACATTCATCCGAGTCGCCGAGGACTGCCCGGCGCAGGACGCGCAGGAGCCTCCTGCCGGCCCGGCGGGCAAGCCCCCGACGATCGCCCTCCTCCAGTACCGGCTCCTCAGTGAGCGCCCCTATGAGCTGACCTCCGACGACCTGCTGTTCGAGGTGCACGCCATCCGTCAGAACATTGAGCCTCCGGAGCGGGCCGCACAGCGGGAGGCCTTCTTCGCCAAGCCCCAGGCCTGCCTGCGCTCCTCACCACTGGCCAAGCGCTACGGCTGGGGATTCCACCACGATGGCCAGGGCCGAGTGGCGCTGGTCCCTCTCGGCTCGACGCGCTACCAGGAGCTCTCAGATGATGCCTCACTCACCCAGCTGAGAGCCATGCGCTCGCGCCGCGCCTCTTGA
- a CDS encoding AraC family transcriptional regulator — MSADPDCGPRQSPIRPQERTGVLAPDNLTRYGAHWLAPDPTVADVVDQYWYVSWNLGDQSVDQRIIDAPAVTLTVEEGDVPAPLVITGVQTRAWHRTIQGRGRVFAIRLRPAGLAVLGALSPQRLANTALPLTEELDAELHALMRRVAAHPTPQARAQAADEAIRARLADHRPSESGLLANRVVDELRSRLHRRTGDSLPAALHVSERTIQRCLRATLGRGPRWVGHRIRLQEVVLALTARPETDLATIAADLGFADQSHLSGAFRAACGLSPSAYRRSLETLING; from the coding sequence ATGTCAGCCGATCCGGACTGCGGTCCACGCCAGTCCCCGATCCGTCCGCAGGAGCGCACAGGGGTGCTGGCACCGGACAACCTCACCCGCTACGGCGCGCACTGGCTGGCACCCGATCCCACAGTGGCCGACGTCGTCGACCAGTACTGGTACGTCTCATGGAACCTGGGCGACCAGAGCGTGGACCAGCGGATCATCGACGCCCCGGCTGTGACCCTGACGGTGGAGGAGGGTGACGTGCCCGCGCCCCTGGTGATTACCGGAGTCCAGACCCGCGCCTGGCACCGCACGATCCAGGGTCGTGGAAGGGTCTTCGCCATACGGCTGCGACCGGCGGGACTCGCCGTCCTCGGCGCGCTGTCGCCCCAGCGCCTGGCCAACACCGCGCTTCCCCTGACCGAGGAGCTCGACGCTGAACTGCACGCACTCATGCGCAGGGTCGCAGCCCACCCCACGCCCCAGGCCCGCGCCCAGGCCGCCGACGAGGCGATCCGGGCACGGCTGGCCGACCACCGGCCCTCGGAGAGCGGTCTCCTGGCCAACAGGGTGGTCGATGAGCTGCGCTCCCGGCTTCACCGGCGCACCGGCGACTCCCTGCCTGCGGCTCTGCACGTCAGTGAGCGCACGATCCAGCGCTGCCTGCGCGCCACCCTGGGACGCGGACCGAGATGGGTGGGGCACCGCATCAGGCTCCAGGAGGTGGTTCTGGCACTCACGGCGCGCCCTGAGACCGACCTGGCCACGATCGCCGCAGACCTCGGCTTCGCCGACCAGTCTCACCTGTCGGGCGCCTTCAGGGCCGCCTGCGGGCTGAGCCCCAGCGCCTATCGGCGCAGCCTTGAGACCCTCATCAACGGATGA
- a CDS encoding phospho-sugar mutase, whose translation MTRGPEDVYDDAAVNAWIQDDPDPATRAELTELLSAAGSHGERAQAARRALNDAFSGTLAFGTAGLRGRLGGGPNRMNRVVVIRAAAGLSAYLKARLGEGFSVVIGYDARHNSEQFARDTAAVVTGAGGRAILFESHCPTPVLAFALRRLEADAGVMVTASHNPPQDNGYKVYLGGRAVTDSGQGAQIVPPYDSQIAAVIDAVGPVGSVPRPQSGWETVDPGIREEYIERAAQAARMTAPTPVRIVLTAMHGVGGATCREVLARVGFTDVVEVAEQFEPDPDFPTVAFPNPEEPGALDLALEKAREVEADLVIANDPDADRCSAAIPDADAPGGWRQLTGDEVGALLGEQAAELAAFAGNGVLACSVVSSRLLRRIAQSHGLGFRRTLTGFKWISREPGLVFGYEEALGYCVDPAAVRDKDGISASVRLAVLISVLKQQGRTLQDLLDRLAREHGLHATSPLSMRVEDLDIITSTMERLRSGGAPAKLAGSPVTKTVDLLDGISDGNGGTLPPTNGLVWVTASDDRVVVRPSGTEPKLKCYCEVILPTNDTPVAEVREAAAERLEAIKEDLRGILGIAA comes from the coding sequence ATGACCCGAGGCCCTGAAGATGTGTACGACGACGCTGCCGTGAACGCGTGGATCCAGGATGATCCGGATCCAGCCACCCGCGCCGAGCTCACTGAGCTCCTCAGTGCAGCCGGTTCTCATGGAGAGCGGGCCCAGGCGGCTCGCAGGGCCCTCAACGACGCATTCAGCGGCACACTCGCCTTCGGCACCGCCGGGCTGCGGGGTCGTCTGGGCGGCGGCCCCAACCGGATGAACCGGGTCGTCGTCATCCGCGCCGCGGCGGGGCTGTCCGCGTACCTCAAGGCCCGTCTCGGTGAGGGCTTCAGCGTCGTCATCGGTTATGACGCCCGCCATAACTCCGAGCAGTTCGCCCGCGATACGGCCGCGGTCGTCACCGGGGCAGGCGGACGGGCCATCCTCTTCGAGTCGCACTGTCCCACCCCGGTGCTCGCCTTCGCGCTGCGGCGCCTGGAGGCTGACGCCGGTGTCATGGTGACGGCCTCGCACAACCCGCCGCAGGACAACGGCTACAAGGTCTACTTGGGTGGGCGGGCCGTGACCGACTCGGGTCAGGGAGCTCAGATTGTTCCCCCCTATGACAGCCAGATCGCTGCGGTGATCGACGCCGTGGGCCCGGTCGGATCCGTACCCCGCCCACAGTCGGGCTGGGAGACGGTCGACCCGGGGATCCGGGAGGAGTACATCGAGCGGGCCGCTCAGGCGGCTCGGATGACGGCCCCCACCCCGGTGAGGATCGTGCTGACGGCGATGCACGGCGTGGGCGGGGCCACCTGCCGTGAGGTGCTCGCGCGAGTCGGGTTCACTGACGTCGTCGAGGTGGCCGAGCAGTTCGAGCCGGATCCGGACTTCCCGACGGTCGCCTTCCCCAATCCGGAGGAGCCCGGGGCGCTGGACCTGGCGCTGGAGAAGGCTCGGGAGGTCGAGGCGGACCTGGTGATCGCCAACGATCCTGATGCTGATCGTTGCTCCGCCGCGATCCCGGACGCGGATGCTCCCGGCGGCTGGCGTCAGCTGACGGGCGATGAGGTCGGCGCCCTCCTGGGCGAGCAGGCCGCCGAGCTGGCTGCTTTTGCCGGCAACGGGGTCCTGGCCTGCTCCGTGGTCTCCTCCCGCCTGCTGCGCCGGATCGCCCAGTCCCACGGGTTGGGCTTCCGCCGTACCCTGACGGGCTTCAAGTGGATCAGTCGGGAGCCGGGGCTGGTCTTCGGTTACGAGGAGGCGCTGGGGTACTGCGTCGATCCTGCCGCGGTGCGGGACAAGGACGGTATCTCCGCCTCGGTGAGGTTGGCAGTGCTGATCTCCGTGCTCAAGCAGCAGGGCCGGACCTTGCAGGATCTGCTCGACCGGCTCGCACGCGAGCACGGGCTGCACGCCACGAGCCCGTTGAGCATGCGGGTCGAGGACCTCGACATCATCACCAGCACCATGGAGCGTCTGCGCTCGGGTGGGGCGCCGGCCAAGCTCGCCGGTTCCCCGGTCACCAAGACGGTGGACCTGCTCGACGGCATCTCGGACGGCAACGGCGGCACCCTGCCCCCCACGAACGGACTGGTGTGGGTGACGGCCTCGGATGATCGGGTGGTCGTACGTCCCTCGGGGACTGAGCCCAAGCTCAAGTGCTACTGCGAAGTGATTCTGCCGACGAATGACACTCCGGTGGCCGAGGTGCGGGAGGCGGCCGCTGAGCGCCTGGAGGCCATCAAGGAGGATCTGCGCGGCATCCTGGGGATCGCTGCCTGA
- a CDS encoding TIGR00730 family Rossman fold protein, producing the protein MSTRESYRKGPVVLRGTQIPTQTTDARLLSSDADADWLHADPWRVMRIQAEFVEGFGALAELGPAISVFGSARTKPEDPFYRVAMEVGAGLTRAGYAVITGGGPGMMEAANRGCHEAGGTSVGLGIELPHEQGMNEYVDLGVNFRYFFARKTMFVKYSDGFVVMPGGMGTLDELFEALTLVQTQKISSFPIVLVDSGYWGGLLEWLRTTMIERGMISASDPDLLHVVDDAEAAVDYVVSAARRLRHGRAGA; encoded by the coding sequence ATGAGTACACGCGAGTCCTACCGCAAGGGACCAGTGGTGCTGCGCGGCACCCAGATCCCCACCCAGACCACCGACGCGCGCCTGCTGAGCAGTGACGCCGACGCCGACTGGCTCCACGCCGATCCGTGGCGGGTCATGCGTATCCAGGCGGAGTTCGTCGAGGGTTTCGGAGCCCTGGCTGAGCTGGGGCCGGCCATCAGCGTCTTCGGCTCGGCCCGCACCAAGCCCGAGGATCCTTTCTACCGAGTGGCCATGGAGGTTGGGGCCGGGCTGACGCGCGCCGGCTACGCCGTGATCACCGGAGGCGGACCGGGCATGATGGAGGCCGCCAACCGTGGGTGCCACGAGGCCGGCGGTACCTCGGTGGGCCTTGGCATCGAGCTGCCCCACGAGCAGGGCATGAACGAGTACGTCGACCTCGGGGTCAACTTCCGCTACTTCTTCGCCCGCAAGACCATGTTCGTCAAGTACTCCGACGGATTCGTCGTCATGCCCGGCGGGATGGGAACCCTCGACGAGCTCTTCGAGGCTCTCACCCTGGTCCAGACCCAGAAGATCTCCTCCTTCCCCATTGTCCTGGTGGACAGCGGCTACTGGGGCGGGCTGCTGGAGTGGCTGCGCACCACGATGATTGAGCGTGGCATGATCTCCGCCTCCGACCCCGATCTGCTTCACGTCGTCGACGACGCCGAGGCTGCGGTGGACTACGTGGTCAGTGCGGCCCGGCGGCTGCGCCATGGGCGGGCTGGGGCGTGA
- a CDS encoding DUF3117 domain-containing protein codes for MAAMKPRTGDGPLEVVKEGRAIIMRVPLEGGGRLVLEITADEVKALGEALANAKI; via the coding sequence ATGGCTGCCATGAAGCCCCGGACCGGAGACGGCCCTCTCGAAGTCGTCAAGGAAGGCCGCGCCATCATCATGCGGGTTCCGCTTGAGGGCGGCGGTCGACTCGTTCTCGAGATCACGGCCGATGAGGTCAAGGCACTTGGAGAGGCCCTGGCCAACGCCAAGATCTGA
- a CDS encoding O-methyltransferase, translating to MSADKTLSWSYTEDFTAEDEATAQARIRGLELGITPVSSGTGAALRMLAASVGAKSVAEVGTGTGVSGLWLLSGMGTDGVLTTIDVEPELQREARRAFDGAGYPSSRTRIIQGRASDVMPRMAARSYDMVVLDVAPEEAILLASNALRMLRPGGVLAVTRALWNDHVADPARRDVTTVAARELGKALRASRALLTTLLPVGDGLLVSVRQT from the coding sequence GTGAGTGCGGACAAGACGCTGAGCTGGTCCTACACGGAGGACTTCACCGCGGAGGACGAGGCCACCGCCCAGGCCCGCATACGCGGGCTCGAGCTCGGCATCACCCCGGTGTCCTCGGGGACCGGAGCGGCGCTGCGGATGCTGGCCGCCTCAGTGGGCGCCAAGTCCGTGGCCGAGGTCGGCACCGGCACCGGCGTCTCAGGCCTGTGGCTGCTGAGCGGCATGGGCACCGATGGAGTCCTCACCACGATCGATGTCGAGCCCGAGCTCCAGCGCGAGGCCCGCCGCGCCTTCGACGGGGCCGGCTACCCCTCCTCGCGCACCCGCATCATCCAGGGACGAGCCTCGGACGTCATGCCGCGGATGGCGGCCCGCTCCTACGACATGGTGGTGCTCGACGTCGCCCCGGAGGAGGCGATCCTCCTGGCCTCCAACGCCCTGCGGATGCTGCGCCCCGGCGGGGTCCTGGCCGTCACCCGCGCCCTGTGGAACGACCACGTGGCCGACCCGGCACGCCGCGACGTCACCACTGTGGCGGCCCGCGAGCTCGGCAAGGCGCTGCGCGCCTCCCGGGCGCTACTGACAACACTGCTGCCCGTCGGAGACGGCCTGCTCGTCTCCGTGCGCCAGACCTGA